The following nucleotide sequence is from Erinaceus europaeus chromosome 8, mEriEur2.1, whole genome shotgun sequence.
AAAACCTCAGCCACATTTCCGAGATGCGTGCAGTTGGGACGTGGCAAGACTTAGTCAGTCAGGACGCCTATCGGTGGCTTTGGGCCTAAGGAGAACCGACGCTCCCCGTGGGTGGTGGACGTGCAGCTTCACGGATTTGAAGAACTCCAGGAGCCTGTGAGCAGCCGCAGGGTCCAGACCCGGCGATGCCGGTGCCTCTCAGCGGCGTCCAGATCTGTCCGCTTCAGCAGCGGCGTCCAGGCGGCTGTCACTCTGTCCGTGTACCTGCCCTGCACCTGCCCGCCTTCATTCCCGCCTGCTCCGACAGCGAGctctccctgtctgcaggccAGGACTCTGGGGACACCAGCAGAACCATGGTCGGCAGTGACCTGAAGCGCAGCGTGTCCACAGCTCCCAGGAGGGCGGGGAGTCGCAGCACCGCCTTTCAGCTCCAGGTGAGCGGGAAGAGTGGCGGCTAAGAGCGGCCTGCAGGGGCCGGGCACAGGTGCAGTTGCGACGAGGGACAGTCAGGAGCAGAACGGGGCAGGACGGGGCCGGGCAacggcgcacctggtggagtgcacacgtcatggtgcacatggacctgggttcgaacccctggtccccacctgcaggggaaaagcttcatgatggtgaggcagggctgcaggtgtctctctgtctctctgtctccccctctcaatttctgtctctgtccaataaagatcaTACCAAAAAACGTTTAAATACAGATAAGGAGGATTTCAAAATACTGGGCGGCCTGTCTCAGCAGACAGCAGGACAGGTCGGAGGTCAGCAGACAGCAGGACAGAGCGGAGGACAGCAGACAGCAGGACAGAGTGGAGGACAGCAGACAGCAGGACAGGGCGGAGGACAGCAGACAGCAGGACAGGGCGGAGGTCAGCAGACAGCAGGACAGAGCGGAGGACAGCAGACAGCAGGACAGGGCGGAGGACAGCAGACAGCAGGACAGGGCGGAGGTCAGCAGGACAGAGCGGAGGTCAGCAGACAGCAGGACAGAGTGGAGGACAGCAGACAGCAGGACAGGGCGGAGGACAGCAGACAGCAGGACAGGGCGGAGGACAGCAGACAGCAGGACAGGGCGGAGGACAGCAGACAGCAGGACAGGGCGGAGGTCAGCAGACAGCAGGACAGAGTGGAGGACAGCAGACAGCAGGACAGGGCGGAGGACAGCAGACAGCAGGACAGGGCGGAGGTCAGCAGACAGCAGGACAGAGTGGAGGACAGCAGACAGCAGGACAGGGCGGAGGACAGCAGACAGCAGGACAGGGCGGAGGACAGCAGACAGCAGGACAGAGCGGAGGACAGCAGACAGCAGGACAGGGCGGAGGACAGCAGACAGCAGGACAGAGCGGAGGACAGCAGACATCAGGACAGGGCGGAGGACAGCAGACAGCAGGACAGGGCGGAGGACAGCAGACAGCAGGACAGGGCGGAGGACAGCAGACAGCAGGACAGGGCGGAGGACAGCAGACAGCAGGACAGGGCGGAGGACAGCAGGACAGAGCGGAGGTCAGCAGACAGCAGGACAGAGCGGAGGGCAGCAGACAGCAGGACAGGGCGGAGGACAGCAGACAGCAGGACAGGGCGGAGGACAGCAGACAGCAGGACAGGGCGGAGGACAGCAGACAGCAGGACAGGGCGGAGGACAGCAGACAGCAGGACAGGGCGGAGGACAGCAGACAGCAGGACAGGGCGGAGGACAGCAGACAGCAGGACAGGGCGGAGGACAGCAGACAGCAGGACAGGGCGGAGGACAGCAGACAGCAGGACAGGGCGGAGGACAGCAGACAGCAGGACAGGGCGGAGGTCAGCAGACAGCAGGACAGGGCGGAGGTCAGCAGACAGCAGGACAGGGCGGAGGACAGCAGACAGCAGGACAGAGCGGAGGACAGCAGGACAGAGCGGAGGTCAGCAGACAGCAGGATAGGGCGGAGGACAGCAGACAGCAGGACAGGGCGGAGGTCAGCAGACAGCAGGACAGGGCGGAGGACAGCAGACAGCAGGACAGAGCGGAGGACAGCAGGACAGAGCGGAGGTCAGCAGACAGCAGGATAGGGCGGAGGACAGCAGACAGCAGGACAGGGCGGAGGACAGCAGACAGCAGGACAGGGCGGAGGTCAGCAGACAGCAGGACAGGGCGGAGGACAGCAGACAGCAGGACAGGGCGGAGGACAGCAGACAGCAGGACAGGGCGGAGGACAGCAGACAGCAGGACAGGGCGGAGGACAGCAGACATCAGGACAGGGCGGAGGACAGCAGACAGCAGGACAGGGCGGAGGACAGCAGGACAGAGCGGAGGTCAGCAGACAGCAGGACAGAGCGGAGGGCAGCAGACAGCAGGACAGGGCGGAGGACAGCAGACAGCAGGACAGGGCGGAGGACAGCAGACAGCAGGACAGGGCGGAGGACAGCAGACAGCAGGACAGAGCGGAGGACAGCAGACAGCAGGACAGGGCGGAGGACAGCAGACAGCAGGACAGGGCGGAGGTCAGCAGACAGCAGGACAGAGCGGAGGACAGCAGGACAGGGCGGAGGACAGCAGACAGCAGGACAGAGCGGAGGACAGCAGGACAGGGCGGAGGACAGCAGACAGCAGGACAGGGCGGAGGACAGCAGACAGCAGGACAGGGCGGAGGACAGCAGACAGCAGGACAGGGCGGCGGAGGACAGCAGACAGCAGGACAGAGCGGAGGACAGCAGGACAGGGCGGAGGACAGCAGACAGCAGGACAGGGCGGAGGACAGCAGACAGCAGGACAGGGCGGAGGTCAGCAGACAGCAGGACAGAGCGGAGGACAGCAGACAGCAGGACAGGGCGGAGGACAGCAGACAGCAGGACAGGGCGGAGGTCAGCAGACAGCAGGACAGAGCGGAGGACAGCAGACAGCAGGACAGGGCGGAGGACAGCAGACAGCAGGACAGGGCGGAGGTCAGCAGACAGCAGGACAGAGCGGAGGACAGCAGACAGCAGGACAGGGCGGAGGACAGCAGACAGCAGGACAGAGCGGAGGACAGCAGACATCAGGACAGGGCGGAGGACAGCAGACAGCAGGACAGGGCGGAGGTCAGCAGACAGCAGGACAGGGCGGAGGTCAGCAGACAGCAGGACAGAGCGGAGGACAGCAGGACAGGGCGGAGGACAGCAGACAGCAGGACAGGGCGGAGGACAGCAGACAGCAGGACAGGGCGGAGGTCAGCAGACAGCAGGACAGAGCGGAGGGCAGCAGGACAGGGCGGAGGACAGCAGACAGCAGGACAGGGCGGAGGACAGCAGACAGCAGGACAGAGCGGAGGACAGCAGACAGCAGGACAGGGCGGAGGTCAGCAGACAGCAGGACAGGGCGGAGGTCTCACAGGTCGCCCTCCGTGGACAAGCCCGCGTGACAGGCCTGGAGGGTCAGCCGGACATGAGGAGGCGGAGCTGTGCTGGCGGCTGCAACCTGAACCGGAGAGCTGGTGCGGgcgtctctgtctgtctgacccGCCCgcgctgtctgtgtctctgtctgtgtttctgtctgtgtctctttctgtctctgtgtctgtgtctctctgtctgtctctgtgtctgtgtctctctgtctgtctctgtgtctctctgtctgtctctgtgtctgtctctctgtctgtgtctctgtctgtgtctctttctgtctctgtgtctgtgtctctctgtctgtctctgtgtctgtctctgtctgtgtctgtgtctctttctgtctctgtgtctgtgtctctgtctctctgtctgtctctgtgtctgtctctgtctgtgtctgtgtctctacctgtctctgtgtctgtgtctctgtctgtctgtctgtgtctgtgtctgtctgtctgtctctctcaccgcCCGCTCGCCGCGCGGCCCCGACTGTCCACACCCGGAGGCGGCACTGACCGGCAGGCGGGCCACGCAGCGGAACGCGGCCGAGGGGTTTCGCAGGCGGACGCGCTGGGTCAGCAGGTTGCTCCCGTAGGCGAAGTACAGGAAGCCGCCGTCCGCGTCCCGGTCCCCGTCGCCGCCGAGCGAGGCCGCCATGCCCTCAGCTGCCCGGAACCTGCGCCCCGCCGCGCGAGCGCTCTTCTCATTGGCCGCCGCCCCCAGCCGGCCCTCTGACTGGCCCGGCCACGCCTCGTCCCCGCCCACACGCGGAGAGCCCGGCCTCCCGCGGACCGGCTCCTCATTGGACGCCCCTTCCTATTGCCCCGCCCCCGGCTCCACGCTCCTCCCGATTGGCGGGTCGGCGCCGCCCCGGGGCCACTCCGCGGCCAAGACGAGCGGCGGCCGCGGGCGGGGCGGCTCCGTGCGGGTGGTGTGGACGCCGCGCCCGGCCCTCCCGTCCACTGCCCGCGCCCGGCCCTCCCTCCATTGCCCGCGCCCGGCCCTCCCTCCATTGCCCGCGCCCGGCCCTCCGCCCACTGCCCGCGCCCGGCCCTCCGCCCACTGCCCGCGCCCGGCCCTCCGCCCACTGCCCGCGCCCGGCCCTCCGTCCACTGCCCGCGCCCGGCCCTCCGTCCACTGCCCGCGCCCGGCCCTCCGTCCACTGCCCGCGCCCGGCCTCCCGCCCACTGCCCGCGCCCGGCCCTCCGCCCACTGCCCGCGCCCGGCCCTCCGTCCACTGCCCGCGCCCGGCCTCCCGCCCACTGCCCGCGCCCGGCCCTCCGCCCACTGCCCGCGCCCGGCCCTCCGTCCACTGCCCGCGCCCGGCCTCCCGCCCACTGCCCGCGCCCGGCCCTCCGCCCACTGCCCGCGCCCGGCCCTCCGTCCACTGCCCGCGCCCGGCCCTCCGCCCACTGCCCGCGCCCGGCCCTCCGTCCACTGCCCGCGCCCGGCCTCCCGCCCACTGCCCGCGCCCGGCCCTCCGCCCACTGCCCGCGCCCGGCCCTCCGTCCACTGCCCGCGCCCGGCCCTCCGTCCACTGCCCGCGCCCGGCCCTCCGTCCACTGCCCGCGCCCGGCCTCCCGCCCACTGCCCGCGCCCGGCCCTCCCGCCCACTGCCCGCGCCCGGCCTCCCGCCCACTGCCCGCGCCCGGCCCTCCGTCCACTGCCCGCGCCCGGCCTCCCGCCCACTGCCCGCGCCCGGCCCTCCCGTCCACTGCCCGCGCCCGGCCCTCCCGCCCACTGCCCGCGCCCGGCCCTCCCGCCCACTGCCCGCGCCCGGCCCTCCCGCCCACTGCCCGCGCCCGGCCCTCCCGTCCACTGCCCGCGCCCGGCCTCCCGCCCACTGCCCGCGCCCGGCCCTCCGTCCACTGCCCGCGCCCGGCCCTCCGTCCACTGCCCGCGCCCGGCCCTCCCGTCCACTGCCGGCGCCCGGCCCTCCCGTCCACTGCCGGCGCCCAGCCCTCCCGTCATTGCCCGCTGTGTTGGCCTCGATGCTGCCGGGCCGCGCAGGGTCATCCCTGACGCTGGCAGCCCGCAAGCCCCGCCATGCCGCTGGGCACGTCCCGCACCCGCTGCCCGGGGACATGCCCCTTCCTCCCCGAGGTCCGCGGCCTCCGGGTTCGAGTCCACTCGCCAGCTTGAGCGCCTGTGTGCGTGTCTCCTCCgcggaggggagacagcatagcggttctgcaaacagaccctcacgcctgaggctccagttcccccgcaccaccataagccagagctgaacagtgctctggttaaaaaataaataaaacaaataaataaaaaaagaaagaaagaaactgcccGCCGCGACCACTCTACCCAGCAAGGCTGTGATCCTGAAGGAGCGGGGGAAACAGTAGCAGGCACACCGAAATCAGAGACGTGCCATCCATGGCCAGGCCTGCCTCGCAGGAGCTGCTGAAAAGAAAGCCACagggaaagaaacaaggaaaggaaggaaggaaggaaggaaggaagggagaacagAACACGGACGTTTAGCTGCCAGCGCGGTGAGGCACAGTACAGCAGAGCCAGGAACGCAGGACCGGACTAGGAAGACAGCCTGACAGCCACAGACAGCTGGAGGGCCTGCGTCCACACAGAGTGCTAAATGAgcagtttcttttgttgttgttgccctagttgtttaattgttgttgtcattgctgctgtcgctgttggatagggcagagagaaatggagagaggaggggaagacagagagggggagagaaagacagacacctgcagacctgcctcaccgcctgtgaagcgactcctgcaggtggggagccgggggctcgagccgggatccttacgcccgtcctcggctttgtgccacctgcgcttaaccgctgcgctacagcccggctccctattGTAATATTCTTACCTGGTCTCAGTCACATCTAGATGGGCAGAATGATAAGAGCGgatgagtgagagagaagaaagttgTCCAGCAGCAGGAGAGGAGACGGGGAGAAACCTGAGTCCTGGACTCATTCAAGCGGCGGCTGTTGCCCTGACCCAGTTGCATTTCTCTTTAGTTGTTACACGACGGGATGACAAGCTTTTTACTTCAAAGCATACTGGACATGGAATGACAGACTCGGGGAACTGCCCTCGTTCACGTGGACGCTGCATGACAGACTCCTGTTAGCTGCATCTGTTTTCTGTAGAAAGCAGTGTACTTACTCAGCCACACACTATTTCAGAATGTATCTTGAGGACCAGCTGCTTTACTGAGTGTGAACCCAGGTGTGACCCTGGACTAAAGTTGCTatgcttttcccctccctccctctagccCAAAAGTGCTAGACTGTACCCTGCAGATAACTAGTTCCAGATGTACTTGCAATACCTGTATTATTAGTTTTGCTGTAGTagctattgctattattgttatttctttttccttagataggacagagagaaattgaaagggaagggagagatagagagggagacaggaagagagtcatccgcagccctgcttcaccacttataaagggggggcccagggacttgaacccaggtcgtggcacatggcaatgtgtgcgctcACTTGGGTGAGCCACCGCTCGAGCCCTACTGCTGTTATTTCTTAGCATGGGGATAGAGAGTGGGGTAAGGGCCCCAGGGAACAGCCTCCTGCGCACATTTCCTTATCTTTTATTTAGGAGAAGGCGGACAGACAGGTggtggagaccacagcactgtccGCCACCCAGCTCTCCAGTGCAGGCCCTGCACACCCCAGGGCGCTCGCCACCCAGCTCTCCAGTGCAGGCCCTGCACACCCCAGGGCGCTCGCCACCCAGCTCTCCAGTGCAGGCCCTGCACATCCTAGGGCGCTCGCCACCCAGCTCTCCAGTGCAGGCCCTGCACATCCTAGGGCGCTCGCCACCCAGCTCTCCAGTGCAGGCCCTGCACATCCTAGGGTGCTCCTTTCCACCAGTGAGTCATCGCCTGGCTTCTGCTTCAGACACACAAACACTGATGGGCCAACATGGAGGGAAAACATCCTTAATTAcatgtggtctcaggttaacaagCAGAGTGAAATGACAGGAATCTGAGTAAGTAGCCAGCAACAAAGGCTCTGCTCTGTCCCCGGCTGACTGGCGCCTACTTGCACAGTCTCGGACTTGCCTCTACTCTTGAAACTGCGTCCACCTGGCCGGTCAGTCCGTCTACCAGCTCAGCTGCTGCTCCTGCCTGTCAGTTCCCACGGCCCCACCCCAGCGCACTCTCCAGgtgtccccacacacaccagGGGGACAGTACCAGCTGCTGGCTCTTcctcactgtgatttttttctctttttcaaagatttgtttattttataattatttatctattttgggtagagacagtgagaaattgagagggaaggggagatggagagagaaagagagactcttgcagcactgtttcaccgctcgtgaagcttcccccataggtggggcacagcgagggcttgaacccgggtccttgtgcaccgcaaTGGGTGAgcgctaccaggtgc
It contains:
- the LOC132539839 gene encoding uncharacterized protein LOC132539839; translation: MPSAARNLRPAARALFSLAAAPSRPSDWPGHASSPPTRGEPGLPRTGSSLDAPSYCPAPGSTLLPIGGSAPPRGHSAAKTSGGRGRGGSVRVVWTPRPALPSTARARPSLHCPRPALPPLPAPGPPPTARARPSAHCPRPALRPLPAPGPPSTARARPSVHCPRPALRPLPAPGLPPTARARPSAHCPRPALRPLPAPGLPPTARARPSAHCPRPALRPLPAPGLPPTARARPSAHCPRPALRPLPAPGPPPTARARPSVHCPRPASRPLPAPGPPPTARARPSVHCPRPALRPLPAPGPPSTARARPPAHCPRPALPPTARARPPAHCPRPALRPLPAPGLPPTARARPSRPLPAPGPPAHCPRPALPPTARARPSRPLPAPGPPVHCPRPASRPLPAPGPPSTARARPSVHCPRPALPSTAGARPSRPLPAPSPPVIARCVGLDAAGPRRVIPDAGSPQAPPCRWARPAPAARGHAPSSPRSAASGFESTRQLERLCACLLRGGETA